A DNA window from Paenibacillus segetis contains the following coding sequences:
- a CDS encoding flavin reductase family protein: MLSIDPNNQSERDNYKLLIGSIIPRPIAMVTTVSNSGVLNAAPFSYFNIVTANPPLISVSVQRKQGALKDTSRNAIESGAFVVHISDESYIQGINTTAANLAPDESEVMLAGLTPIASEVISVPGLAEAKIRMECLLEQAIPLGGTEDAPATDLLIGRVVRFHVDESLYHNGHIDPEKLQPVSRLAGANYSKLGEIFSIERPE, encoded by the coding sequence ATGTTATCCATTGATCCGAATAATCAGAGTGAACGAGATAATTATAAGCTGTTAATCGGGAGTATCATCCCTAGGCCTATAGCGATGGTAACAACAGTATCTAATAGTGGGGTATTGAATGCCGCCCCATTTAGTTATTTTAATATCGTAACGGCAAATCCCCCTCTGATATCGGTTTCTGTACAAAGGAAACAAGGAGCTCTCAAGGATACCTCAAGAAATGCCATCGAATCGGGTGCCTTTGTTGTACACATATCGGATGAATCCTACATTCAGGGGATTAACACCACCGCAGCCAACTTAGCCCCGGACGAGAGCGAGGTTATGTTAGCTGGACTTACTCCGATTGCGAGTGAAGTGATTAGCGTACCTGGTCTTGCCGAGGCTAAAATAAGAATGGAATGCCTGCTGGAGCAAGCTATTCCGCTTGGTGGGACGGAGGATGCACCTGCTACCGATTTACTTATCGGCCGTGTTGTACGATTCCATGTGGATGAGTCCTTGTATCACAACGGGCATATCGACCCGGAAAAGTTACAGCCGGTGAGCCGGCTTGCAGGGGCAAACTACTCCAAGCTTGGTGAGATATTCTCGATTGAACGCCCAGAATGA
- a CDS encoding DUF2975 domain-containing protein, with protein sequence MNIKEIPNFRNMYILLQILFFGGILLFMLIMGWDIWLSFKSQELFMAEKGIAHWSFSVTLSDTTSRSVLIPFKLFQPIDPDRFNAKSAFLVTEFTHIILTFLTYIYCIMQIRNIIGSIMKGNSPFIQENVDRLKRLGVAVILYSLLAKLILNVLCWLLVNHIFSIDLSGISITGIIIGMLIFVISEVFKYGGYLQEEHDTTI encoded by the coding sequence ATGAATATAAAAGAAATCCCGAACTTTCGGAATATGTATATCTTACTTCAAATTCTGTTCTTTGGAGGGATCCTTCTTTTTATGTTGATCATGGGTTGGGATATTTGGCTTAGTTTTAAATCGCAAGAGCTGTTCATGGCCGAGAAAGGGATCGCCCACTGGTCGTTTTCCGTCACTTTATCAGATACAACTTCTCGTTCGGTATTGATTCCATTTAAGCTGTTTCAACCCATCGACCCCGACAGATTTAATGCAAAATCCGCCTTCCTGGTCACTGAATTTACTCATATAATACTTACATTTCTTACTTACATCTATTGTATTATGCAAATTAGAAATATAATTGGATCTATTATGAAAGGGAACAGCCCGTTTATTCAGGAGAATGTCGACCGATTGAAGAGACTTGGTGTAGCCGTAATCCTGTATTCCCTATTGGCAAAGCTCATCTTAAATGTGCTCTGCTGGCTTCTTGTTAATCATATATTTTCTATTGATTTATCAGGTATATCCATAACAGGCATCATTATTGGGATGCTCATCTTCGTTATTTCCGAGGTATTTAAGTATGGCGGTTATCTCCAAGAGGAGCATGACACAACAATCTAA
- a CDS encoding copper homeostasis protein CutC — MKLEVIATCVEDALLAEECGADRLELITAITEGGLTPSIGMIQQVVDAVQIPVNVMVRPHSRSFVYGQHDIATMAVDIEEIAKVGAAGIVIGALTADGDIDVALLDQLLPLAGKMDVTFHRAFDELDNRPAGLETLMSYPQISRVLTSGGLKPAPQAVAEIQQLVGITRDRGRGFLSNSARTRENTFQILAGHGLTIEGIEAFIAATGVTEVHFGSAVRLDSSALAPIDPVRLKALATKIHSIG, encoded by the coding sequence GTGAAGCTTGAGGTTATTGCAACTTGTGTAGAAGATGCATTACTGGCAGAAGAATGCGGTGCGGATCGACTTGAATTGATTACCGCGATTACTGAAGGTGGTTTGACTCCTAGTATTGGAATGATCCAGCAGGTCGTGGATGCAGTTCAGATCCCAGTCAATGTTATGGTGCGACCGCATAGTCGGTCTTTTGTATATGGACAGCATGATATTGCTACGATGGCAGTTGATATTGAGGAAATTGCTAAAGTAGGTGCAGCAGGAATTGTTATTGGTGCTTTAACGGCGGATGGAGATATTGATGTTGCGTTATTGGATCAACTACTCCCCCTTGCCGGGAAGATGGATGTCACTTTTCATCGTGCTTTTGATGAATTGGACAATAGGCCCGCCGGACTGGAGACACTTATGTCTTACCCGCAAATATCGCGTGTCCTTACCTCTGGTGGACTCAAGCCAGCACCACAAGCAGTAGCAGAAATTCAGCAACTCGTTGGCATCACCCGGGACAGGGGAAGAGGTTTCTTATCCAACTCTGCCCGAACCCGCGAGAATACATTTCAAATTCTTGCAGGTCATGGTCTCACAATCGAAGGGATTGAAGCCTTTATCGCAGCAACTGGAGTTACCGAAGTGCATTTTGGTTCCGCTGTGCGCTTGGATAGCTCAGCTCTTGCACCGATAGATCCGGTTCGATTGAAGGCTTTGGCTACTAAAATTCATAGCATAGGCTAA
- a CDS encoding helix-turn-helix domain-containing protein, translating to MPIIIRLDRVLADKKMRLNDLADQVGISNVNLSNLKTGKVKAIRFSTLEAICEILDCQPGDIMEYIPEQE from the coding sequence ATGCCGATTATCATCCGCTTGGATAGGGTCTTGGCCGACAAAAAAATGAGATTGAACGACTTAGCCGACCAAGTGGGCATTTCAAATGTGAATCTATCCAATCTAAAAACAGGTAAGGTTAAAGCGATCCGGTTCTCAACCCTAGAAGCGATTTGTGAAATCCTCGACTGTCAGCCTGGGGATATTATGGAATATATTCCGGAACAAGAATAA
- a CDS encoding SDR family NAD(P)-dependent oxidoreductase, whose translation MKRLENKVAIITGAAGGMGKADALLFAEEGAKLILTDIQEDKIKAVAQEIADNGGEAIGLAHNVTSEEDWKRVVDEAVATFGKVDILVNNAGISSATPFLETDVELWNKVMNINLTSVFLGQKEVIPHMIKQGGGSIVNISSIAGLTGGSGTGPYTASKGAVRMLTKATAVDYAKHNIRANSVHPGFIRTPMTTEMMNDEKMKGWFLSMTPLPRLGEAEDIAKGVLFLASDESSYITGIELPIDGGYAAK comes from the coding sequence TTGAAAAGATTAGAAAACAAAGTAGCTATTATTACTGGTGCAGCTGGAGGAATGGGTAAAGCCGATGCGCTTTTATTTGCGGAAGAGGGAGCAAAGCTTATCCTAACAGATATTCAGGAAGATAAGATAAAGGCAGTTGCACAGGAGATTGCAGATAACGGCGGAGAAGCAATTGGTTTGGCTCACAATGTAACTTCAGAAGAAGACTGGAAACGTGTGGTAGATGAAGCTGTTGCTACTTTTGGCAAAGTAGATATTCTTGTTAACAATGCAGGCATTTCAAGTGCAACTCCGTTTCTTGAAACGGATGTTGAGCTATGGAATAAGGTTATGAACATCAACCTGACAAGTGTTTTTCTAGGTCAAAAAGAGGTCATCCCTCATATGATCAAACAAGGTGGAGGATCCATCGTGAACATCTCTTCGATCGCTGGATTAACAGGTGGGAGCGGGACAGGACCTTATACTGCAAGTAAAGGCGCAGTTCGGATGCTTACCAAAGCAACGGCTGTGGATTATGCTAAACATAACATTCGGGCAAATTCTGTGCATCCAGGCTTCATCAGAACGCCGATGACGACCGAAATGATGAACGATGAAAAAATGAAGGGTTGGTTCTTGTCAATGACACCTCTTCCACGTCTTGGCGAAGCTGAAGATATTGCAAAAGGTGTTTTATTCTTGGCTTCAGATGAATCTTCCTATATTACGGGCATCGAGCTTCCAATTGACGGCGGATATGCTGCGAAATAA
- a CDS encoding serine hydrolase domain-containing protein gives MNEIPDGVRIYKGAIDIAPEEVGLCSEQLNKLKAHFYGLMERGEIQAASYLVARHGKIAVWNSMGKLDGTQERGDLQPDSIRKLSSLTKSFTNVAIGKLIEDGKLYLDQPVVTILDEFNNSTHQDITIFHLLTHTSGIMPVSGYFNEPYPREWWGAQGFDNWIRKVLQGTLVCEPGTAYNYSTVGYALLGEIIARVSGVPYEQYITEHILLPLGMSRTYFDIPQELHAEVLIVDEHELGSLLNPQEQNGRPPRSDSGLHSTLFDLWKFGQMLLNGGTFEGQRILGRKTVDLLTRRHLFNVPAYHWGGKIKDKGQALGFDLAIDHMSFESVGTYQLEGAGRSALFVDPAEQMVVVFFVPSPYSWVPLSVLGTKQIIWSSLL, from the coding sequence ATGAATGAGATTCCTGATGGCGTTCGTATTTACAAAGGGGCTATAGATATTGCTCCAGAGGAGGTAGGGCTCTGTTCTGAGCAATTAAACAAATTGAAAGCTCACTTCTATGGACTAATGGAACGTGGTGAGATTCAAGCCGCCAGTTATCTTGTTGCACGTCATGGGAAAATTGCTGTATGGAATTCAATGGGTAAGCTAGACGGTACGCAAGAACGTGGTGATTTACAACCAGATTCCATACGTAAATTGTCTTCCTTAACCAAATCATTCACGAATGTTGCGATAGGTAAATTAATCGAGGATGGTAAACTTTATTTGGATCAGCCAGTGGTTACGATTCTGGACGAATTTAATAACTCGACGCATCAAGATATTACAATCTTCCACTTATTAACGCATACATCTGGCATCATGCCTGTATCTGGTTATTTCAATGAGCCTTATCCACGAGAATGGTGGGGAGCACAAGGCTTTGACAATTGGATTCGCAAAGTGTTACAAGGTACCTTGGTATGCGAGCCGGGTACAGCTTACAATTATTCAACAGTCGGCTATGCATTACTTGGGGAAATCATTGCTCGAGTATCAGGTGTACCATATGAACAATATATTACTGAGCATATTCTTCTTCCATTAGGTATGAGTCGAACTTACTTCGATATCCCACAAGAGTTGCACGCTGAAGTACTTATAGTGGATGAGCATGAACTGGGTTCGCTTTTAAATCCGCAGGAACAAAACGGCAGACCTCCGAGATCTGATAGCGGACTTCATTCTACTTTATTTGATTTATGGAAGTTCGGACAAATGCTCTTGAATGGCGGCACTTTCGAAGGGCAGCGAATTCTAGGACGCAAGACAGTCGATTTATTAACACGTCGTCATCTGTTCAATGTCCCTGCCTACCATTGGGGTGGAAAAATTAAAGACAAAGGCCAAGCACTCGGCTTCGACCTCGCTATCGATCATATGTCTTTTGAATCAGTGGGTACGTATCAATTAGAGGGGGCCGGTCGTTCAGCCTTATTTGTTGACCCTGCAGAGCAAATGGTAGTCGTCTTCTTTGTACCATCCCCTTATTCGTGGGTACCTCTCTCCGTACTGGGTACCAAGCAGATCATATGGTCAAGTTTATTGTAA
- a CDS encoding alpha/beta hydrolase, whose translation MKHIFQKGTDLNAPVLLLLHGTGGTENDLLPLADIISPGSSVLSVRGNVLENGMPRFFRRLSAGVFDEEDLIFRTQELNDFLTQAAAEYEFDRNQLVAVGYSNGANIAASLLFHHPNALRGAILHHPMVPRRGIELPDLTGIPVFIGAGSNDNMCPPDETKALDEILTGAGATVTVHWENHGHQLTSTEVAAAGTWYQQIFA comes from the coding sequence ATGAAGCATATTTTTCAAAAAGGAACCGATCTAAATGCGCCGGTGTTACTTCTGTTACATGGTACTGGAGGGACGGAAAACGATCTATTACCGTTAGCTGACATCATATCACCGGGATCTTCCGTACTGAGCGTTAGAGGTAATGTGCTGGAGAATGGGATGCCACGATTTTTCCGCCGACTGTCAGCAGGGGTATTTGATGAGGAGGATTTGATCTTCCGTACGCAAGAATTAAATGATTTTCTGACCCAGGCGGCAGCTGAATATGAATTCGACCGTAATCAGTTGGTAGCCGTAGGTTACTCTAACGGCGCTAATATCGCAGCAAGTCTTCTATTCCATCATCCAAATGCGCTCCGTGGAGCCATTCTACATCATCCTATGGTGCCACGTCGGGGGATTGAACTGCCCGATCTCACCGGGATTCCTGTCTTTATTGGCGCAGGAAGTAACGACAACATGTGCCCTCCTGATGAAACCAAAGCTTTGGACGAAATTTTGACCGGAGCGGGAGCGACAGTAACCGTTCATTGGGAGAACCATGGTCATCAATTAACCTCCACTGAGGTTGCTGCTGCTGGGACTTGGTATCAACAAATTTTTGCTTAA
- a CDS encoding MarR family winged helix-turn-helix transcriptional regulator, with translation MDQAKNDSLDLYVALTRATQWLNAHTDKDIRKYGLTRTEFGVLELLYHKGSQPIQQICGKVLMSSGNITYVIDKLEKKGFVSRRASTEDRRLIYAEITEPGSQFIEEVFPKHTAVIEQAMAGLSAEEKVVAAQLMKKLGKFAQCGFK, from the coding sequence ATGGACCAAGCTAAGAATGATTCCTTAGATCTCTACGTTGCATTGACTAGAGCAACCCAATGGCTGAATGCCCATACCGATAAGGATATCAGGAAATATGGTTTAACTCGGACTGAGTTTGGCGTTCTCGAACTGTTATATCATAAAGGTTCGCAGCCTATACAACAAATCTGCGGTAAGGTTCTAATGAGTAGTGGGAACATCACCTACGTTATTGATAAGCTGGAGAAGAAGGGCTTCGTTAGTCGCCGGGCTTCGACCGAAGACAGACGTCTTATATATGCAGAGATAACGGAACCGGGAAGTCAATTTATCGAAGAAGTGTTTCCAAAGCATACCGCAGTAATCGAGCAGGCGATGGCTGGGCTTTCTGCAGAAGAGAAAGTTGTGGCGGCACAGCTCATGAAGAAGTTGGGTAAGTTTGCTCAGTGTGGTTTTAAGTAG
- a CDS encoding nitroreductase family protein — translation MNEFTTLLKSRRSANKFITGVTIEDKELDEIFQLAKFVPSAFNLQHAHYVVVKDPEQKKKVYEAANKQYKIETASAVVAVLGNKEAYKDVAKINEGMLNLGILSKQEYDMTVSSVLEFYETRGESFQRDEAIRNASLSAMGMMLIAKDKGWDTCPMIGFDPQALSEILQIPDSYVPAMLIAIGKEDTSSQRPRGYRKPVAEFVSYDKF, via the coding sequence ATGAACGAATTTACTACACTACTGAAATCGCGCAGATCAGCAAATAAATTTATTACTGGAGTTACTATTGAAGACAAGGAACTGGATGAAATTTTTCAGCTTGCGAAGTTTGTCCCATCAGCCTTCAATTTGCAGCATGCCCACTACGTCGTTGTTAAAGATCCTGAGCAGAAGAAAAAGGTGTACGAAGCAGCAAACAAACAATATAAGATTGAAACAGCTTCAGCTGTAGTTGCGGTTCTGGGTAATAAAGAAGCATATAAGGATGTCGCAAAAATTAATGAAGGTATGCTCAATTTGGGTATCCTAAGTAAACAAGAATACGATATGACCGTATCCAGTGTACTGGAATTTTATGAAACTCGGGGGGAGTCATTCCAGCGTGATGAAGCGATTCGCAATGCTAGCTTGTCGGCAATGGGGATGATGTTGATTGCTAAGGATAAGGGATGGGATACCTGTCCGATGATTGGGTTTGACCCACAGGCGCTGAGTGAAATTCTGCAGATCCCTGATTCCTATGTACCAGCCATGTTAATTGCAATTGGAAAAGAGGACACATCAAGTCAGCGACCACGTGGATACCGCAAACCTGTTGCCGAATTCGTCAGTTACGACAAGTTTTAA
- a CDS encoding DoxX family protein: MSIALGLLIIRLVVGLTFVGHGAQKLFGWFGGYGPKGTGSWMESIGIKPGILMAVMAGLSELIGGLLFTLGLFTPIAAALIVITMLVAIVTVHGKNGFWSTGNGYEFNLIVIALAVGVALIGGGDYSIDAIM; encoded by the coding sequence GTGAGTATAGCATTAGGATTATTAATTATTCGATTGGTCGTAGGTTTAACGTTTGTAGGACATGGCGCACAGAAGTTATTTGGATGGTTCGGAGGATACGGTCCAAAAGGAACGGGGAGTTGGATGGAGTCCATTGGAATTAAGCCTGGGATTCTGATGGCAGTCATGGCTGGCCTTTCAGAATTGATCGGAGGGTTACTCTTCACATTAGGATTGTTTACTCCGATTGCAGCTGCCTTAATCGTTATTACGATGTTGGTCGCGATTGTTACAGTGCATGGAAAAAACGGCTTTTGGTCCACTGGTAACGGGTATGAATTTAACTTGATCGTCATCGCGCTCGCTGTAGGAGTTGCACTGATCGGTGGCGGAGATTACTCTATAGACGCTATTATGTAA